Within Desulfobacter sp., the genomic segment GGGCCGAGAATCCTTCGGCCGCAGCACGGACAGCCTTGTGGGCATTGCAAGAGATGCCTTTGCAGACGGCAGGATATCAGCCGTTTCCATCACAGACAACCCCGGCGGGAACCCCTCCCTCTCCCCGGACGTGCTGGGATATGAAATATTCAAATACGGACTGGACGTCATTGTCCACTTTACCTGCCGGGACATGAACCGGGTGGGCATGGAGAGCCGGGCCCTGCAGCTGGCCCGCATGGGCATGAAAAACCTGCTTTGTCTTACCGGCGACTACAGCGGCAAGGGCTTTGAAGGCCGGGGGGCACCTGTATTCGACCTGGACTCCGTGCTGCTCAGCCGTATGATCAAGGGGCTGACCCACCGGCTTCTGGCCTCGGGAGACCCGGAACCCTTTTTCCAGGGCTGCGGGGTTTCGCCCTTTAAAACCCGCCGGTCCGAATGCATGGCCCAGTATAAAAAACTGGACAAAAAAATCGCGGCCGGCGCCGGTTTCGTCATCACCCAGCTGGGTTACGACATCAACAAATTCAGTGAACTGATCCGATACCACAAGGAAAAAAACAGCCATGTGCCGGTGATGGCTTCGGTTTACCTGCTCAGCCCGGGTGCGGCCAAGGCCATGAACATGGGCAAGGTCCCCGGCGCCTATGTTTCCGACACGCTCCTGGCCCAGATCCAGGAGGAATGGAAGGACAAAAAAGAGGGGATGAAGGCCGCCATCGAACGGGCCGCCCGTTTGGGAGTCGTCCTCAAGGGTTTCGGCTACCGGGGCATCCACATCGGCGGTATCCATAAAAGCTTTGATGCCGTGGGCGCCATCCTTAACCGGATGGAGGAAATCGAAGGGGAATGGCATCGGTATGTCTCCGATTTTTCCGACAAGGATAAAAACGCCTATTACTGGTACGACCAGATAAAGGAGACCCCCAATGGCGGCGGCACCTCTCCCGGGATCAAAAAACAGGTGACGGAACATATACCATACCGTATGCTCAGTGCCGCCCACGGCCTCTTTTTTGAAAAAGAAAACATTCTGGCACCGGTGTACAGAAAATTTGCCCAGTTCCTGGACAACACAGACAAAACCTGGGTATTGAAACGCTGCCTGGAAGACCCCATGAAAATGAGCATGCTCTCCTGCCAGAGCTGCGGGGACT encodes:
- a CDS encoding methylenetetrahydrofolate reductase C-terminal domain-containing protein, coding for MLRIFSEELMDPKNFVVTLELVPGRESFGRSTDSLVGIARDAFADGRISAVSITDNPGGNPSLSPDVLGYEIFKYGLDVIVHFTCRDMNRVGMESRALQLARMGMKNLLCLTGDYSGKGFEGRGAPVFDLDSVLLSRMIKGLTHRLLASGDPEPFFQGCGVSPFKTRRSECMAQYKKLDKKIAAGAGFVITQLGYDINKFSELIRYHKEKNSHVPVMASVYLLSPGAAKAMNMGKVPGAYVSDTLLAQIQEEWKDKKEGMKAAIERAARLGVVLKGFGYRGIHIGGIHKSFDAVGAILNRMEEIEGEWHRYVSDFSDKDKNAYYWYDQIKETPNGGGTSPGIKKQVTEHIPYRMLSAAHGLFFEKENILAPVYRKFAQFLDNTDKTWVLKRCLEDPMKMSMLSCQSCGDCGIQHAAFICPESGCPKHTRNGPCGGSKDGFCEVYPDKKKCIWVRAYARLNHAGKLETFLEDRVPPRNWELNKTSSWVNFHLNRDHQKS